One Bradyrhizobium sp. CCGB12 genomic window carries:
- a CDS encoding FAD-binding oxidoreductase: protein MGTIITNNPPRPEPKALAGALEQLAARFGNRLITSQAVREQHGHTTTWIVNQPPDGVVMAQETADIQDVVRICAKNRVPVIPFGTGTSLEGQVNAPAGGISIDLRDMNKVLAVHAEDLDCVIQPGVTRKALNEHLRDQGLFFPIDPGADASLGGMASTRASGTNAVRYGTMRDSVLALKVVRGDGEIITTGTRAKKSSAGYDLTHLFVGAEGTLGIISELTIRLRGIPETIAAGAVSFESVHGACQAVILAIQTGIPVARIELLNAAQVQACNAYSKLTLPETPLLLMEFHGSEIEVAEQSKAFGEIAKECGGGEFSWTTKPEDRTKLWQARHDAYWSVKALRPGDSIGVVATDVCVPISRLADCVSETEEDLKRLNLLSPIVGHVGDGNFHCSLVCDTNDAAEMARGEEFMHRLVERAQAMDGTCTGEHGIGQGKQKYLKAELGPEALDAMRALKRALDPLNIFNPGKIVPEA, encoded by the coding sequence GTGGGCACCATCATCACCAATAATCCGCCGCGGCCGGAGCCGAAAGCCCTCGCAGGCGCGCTGGAACAGCTTGCCGCACGCTTCGGCAACCGCCTCATCACCTCGCAGGCCGTTCGCGAACAGCACGGCCATACCACGACGTGGATCGTCAACCAGCCGCCTGATGGCGTGGTGATGGCGCAGGAGACCGCCGACATCCAGGACGTGGTGCGGATCTGCGCCAAGAACCGCGTCCCCGTGATCCCCTTTGGCACCGGCACCTCGCTCGAGGGGCAGGTCAACGCACCCGCGGGAGGCATCTCGATCGACCTGCGCGACATGAACAAGGTGCTCGCGGTGCATGCCGAGGACCTCGACTGCGTGATCCAGCCCGGCGTCACCCGCAAGGCGCTGAACGAGCATCTGCGCGACCAGGGCCTGTTCTTCCCGATCGATCCCGGCGCGGATGCTTCACTCGGCGGCATGGCCTCGACCCGCGCCTCTGGCACCAATGCGGTGCGCTACGGCACCATGCGCGACAGCGTGCTGGCGCTGAAGGTGGTGCGTGGCGACGGCGAGATCATCACGACAGGCACGCGCGCCAAGAAATCCTCGGCGGGCTATGACCTCACGCATCTGTTCGTCGGTGCCGAAGGCACGCTCGGCATCATCTCCGAGCTCACCATTCGTCTCCGCGGCATTCCCGAGACCATCGCGGCGGGCGCGGTGTCGTTCGAAAGCGTGCACGGCGCGTGTCAGGCCGTGATCCTGGCGATCCAGACCGGCATTCCCGTGGCGCGCATCGAGCTGCTCAACGCCGCTCAGGTGCAGGCCTGCAACGCCTATTCCAAGCTGACGCTGCCGGAGACGCCGCTGCTGCTGATGGAATTCCACGGCAGCGAGATCGAGGTCGCCGAGCAGTCGAAGGCCTTCGGCGAGATCGCGAAGGAATGCGGCGGCGGCGAATTCTCCTGGACCACCAAGCCCGAGGACCGCACCAAGCTGTGGCAGGCGCGGCACGACGCCTATTGGTCGGTGAAGGCGCTGCGGCCTGGCGACAGCATCGGCGTGGTCGCGACCGACGTCTGCGTGCCGATCTCGCGGCTCGCCGATTGCGTCAGCGAGACCGAGGAGGATCTCAAGCGGCTCAACCTGCTGTCGCCGATCGTCGGCCATGTTGGCGACGGCAATTTCCACTGCTCGCTGGTCTGCGACACCAATGACGCGGCCGAGATGGCGCGCGGCGAGGAGTTCATGCATCGCCTCGTCGAGCGTGCGCAGGCGATGGACGGCACCTGCACCGGCGAGCATGGCATCGGCCAGGGTAAGCAGAAATATCTGAAGGCGGAACTCGGCCCCGAAGCGCTCGATGCGATGCGGGCGCTGAAGCGGGCGCTCGATCCGCTCAACATCTTCAACCCCGGCAAGATCGTGCCGGAGGCATAG
- a CDS encoding SulP family inorganic anion transporter, which translates to MPHDARAKGSSKPAWPLFRSLASYSLPGDLMAGLTLAAIAIPEQMATARLGGFAPQIGFFAFMAGSLGFALLGGNRFLSCGADSTITPIFAGGLAALAATGSPEYQGLAIALALLVGAMMLAGGVFRLGGIANLLSVPVTVGFLAGISVHIIVSQLPGVLGLRSPSGPMLDRIGVLASELGRTNPFTLGIGLGVLAVVFVSERVSAKIPGALIGLAGATLAVVALGLESKGVNVVGAVPGTLPRPTLPDLAPEQWVRLVPLAFVITVVVMVQTAATTRSFPSDPDKPADVDRDFLGVGAGSVLSGLFGAFPVNASPPRTGIVAETGGQSQLAGLAAGTIVLALLAFGTGLLRHVPDAALGGILLFVALRIVRVKQIVTIYRQTRSEFLLIVATAALIIVLPIEQGAFLGIMLSLLHGIWSTTRARLVEFERVPGTTIWWPAHPHITGERIAGVAVIGLQAPLSFLNAPGFRSDVAKVLGTATPQLLVLEASGMVEIDFTAAQILLDIFKACREQGVTVALARLESVRAQDAFERFRLFDALPREHVFHSVDEAVRKLAK; encoded by the coding sequence ATGCCGCACGACGCCCGCGCCAAGGGATCATCGAAGCCCGCATGGCCGCTGTTTCGCTCACTCGCGTCATACTCCCTGCCCGGCGACCTCATGGCCGGGCTGACGCTGGCGGCGATCGCGATCCCCGAGCAGATGGCCACGGCGCGGCTGGGCGGCTTCGCACCACAGATCGGCTTCTTCGCGTTCATGGCGGGCTCGCTCGGCTTCGCGCTGCTCGGCGGCAACCGCTTCCTGTCCTGCGGCGCGGATTCCACGATCACGCCGATCTTCGCCGGCGGGCTTGCGGCGCTCGCGGCCACCGGTTCGCCCGAATATCAGGGGCTTGCGATCGCGCTCGCGCTGCTCGTCGGCGCGATGATGCTCGCCGGCGGCGTCTTCCGTCTCGGCGGCATCGCCAATCTCCTGTCGGTGCCGGTGACGGTCGGCTTCCTCGCCGGCATCTCGGTCCACATCATCGTGTCGCAATTGCCGGGTGTGCTCGGGCTGCGATCGCCGAGCGGGCCGATGCTCGATCGCATCGGCGTGCTGGCAAGCGAGCTCGGCCGCACCAATCCCTTCACGCTGGGCATCGGCCTCGGCGTGCTCGCCGTGGTCTTTGTCTCCGAGAGGGTCAGTGCAAAAATTCCCGGCGCGCTGATCGGGCTCGCCGGCGCGACGCTGGCCGTGGTCGCGCTCGGCCTCGAGAGCAAGGGCGTCAACGTGGTCGGCGCAGTGCCGGGCACGCTGCCGCGGCCAACCCTGCCCGACCTTGCGCCGGAGCAATGGGTGCGCCTCGTGCCGCTCGCCTTCGTGATCACCGTCGTGGTGATGGTGCAGACCGCCGCGACGACACGGTCGTTTCCGTCCGATCCCGACAAGCCTGCCGACGTCGACCGCGATTTCCTCGGCGTCGGTGCCGGCAGCGTGCTGTCCGGCCTGTTCGGCGCCTTTCCGGTCAATGCCAGTCCGCCGCGAACTGGCATCGTGGCGGAGACCGGCGGCCAATCGCAGCTCGCAGGTCTTGCCGCCGGGACAATCGTGCTGGCGCTGCTCGCATTCGGCACGGGTCTCCTGCGGCATGTTCCAGACGCGGCGCTCGGCGGCATCCTGCTGTTCGTGGCGCTGCGCATTGTCCGGGTGAAGCAGATCGTCACCATTTACCGCCAAACTCGAAGCGAATTCCTGCTGATCGTCGCCACCGCTGCACTGATCATCGTGCTGCCGATCGAGCAGGGCGCATTCCTCGGCATCATGCTGTCGCTGCTGCACGGCATCTGGAGCACGACTCGCGCGCGGCTCGTCGAGTTCGAGCGCGTGCCGGGCACCACGATCTGGTGGCCGGCGCATCCGCACATCACGGGCGAGCGCATCGCGGGCGTTGCCGTGATCGGGCTCCAGGCGCCGCTCTCGTTCCTCAACGCTCCGGGTTTTCGCAGCGACGTGGCGAAAGTGCTCGGCACAGCGACGCCGCAACTGCTGGTGCTGGAGGCCAGCGGCATGGTGGAGATCGACTTCACCGCCGCACAGATCCTGCTCGATATCTTCAAGGCCTGCCGCGAGCAGGGCGTCACGGTCGCGCTGGCGCGGCTGGAATCCGTGCGCGCGCAGGACGCGTTCGAGCGCTTCAGATTGTTCGATGCCCTGCCCCGCGAGCATGTCTTCCACAGCGTGGACGAGGCCGTGCGCAAGCTGGCGAAGTAG
- a CDS encoding thioesterase family protein, producing the protein MPETAASAPQAEPFRASIMQIEPQWIDYNGHLNMAYYNVMFDRAIDQLWLELGMGPAYMKERGGSSFTAECHVRYLREIHLGDPVQIFVWLLEADDKRLHTFEEMRHASEGWLSATSENMSLHMDMKARRVAPFPPDISQRIAAVTKAHSAVPRPEGIGRNVAMPSKR; encoded by the coding sequence ATGCCGGAGACTGCCGCCTCAGCGCCCCAAGCGGAGCCGTTTCGCGCCTCGATCATGCAGATCGAGCCGCAATGGATCGACTATAACGGCCATCTCAACATGGCCTATTACAACGTGATGTTCGACCGGGCGATCGACCAGCTCTGGCTCGAGCTCGGGATGGGGCCGGCCTACATGAAGGAGCGCGGCGGCTCGAGCTTCACCGCCGAATGCCATGTGCGCTATTTGCGCGAAATCCACCTCGGAGATCCCGTGCAGATTTTCGTCTGGCTGCTGGAGGCCGACGACAAGCGGCTGCACACGTTCGAGGAGATGCGGCACGCAAGCGAAGGCTGGCTGTCGGCCACCTCGGAGAACATGTCGCTCCACATGGACATGAAAGCGCGCCGCGTTGCGCCGTTTCCGCCCGATATAAGCCAGCGTATCGCTGCGGTCACGAAGGCCCACAGCGCCGTGCCGCGACCCGAGGGCATCGGCCGGAACGTGGCGATGCCCTCGAAGCGGTGA
- a CDS encoding TRAP transporter substrate-binding protein, with amino-acid sequence MTIVPVNRRAFIKSSAAVTAGLALSPAIIGRAEAATLKLKCSSSLPNDPKFANGRVYYDNLVKNLKSNGLGEQVEVAFFPDNQLGQEIDVINSVKLGVIDLMVSGSSISANLVPLVGTFDLGFLFSSFPQQTKAFDSGAAKPIEDALLKGGNIRIIAWAYNFGSRSVLAKKPVKTPEDLAGLKIRTLPNPVITECLRLMGAAATPLAFGEIYTALQAGVLDGLEHDPPTILASKFFETSKSYALTQHNFSPLAIYFSDMTYNRMDPKLREGFLDAAKKAAADTRAHGLAVEKEALSALTEKGVTVAECDREAFKKRVAPQTENFIKARPESKAVIDIIRATQA; translated from the coding sequence ATGACCATCGTGCCCGTGAACCGTCGCGCGTTCATCAAGTCATCGGCGGCGGTCACCGCCGGCCTCGCGCTCTCCCCCGCCATCATCGGCCGCGCCGAAGCTGCGACGCTGAAGCTGAAATGCTCCTCCTCGCTGCCGAACGACCCCAAATTCGCCAACGGCCGCGTCTACTACGACAACCTGGTCAAGAACCTGAAGTCGAACGGCCTCGGTGAGCAGGTCGAGGTCGCGTTCTTCCCCGACAACCAGCTCGGCCAGGAGATCGACGTCATCAATTCGGTGAAGCTCGGTGTCATCGACCTCATGGTGTCGGGCTCGTCGATCTCGGCGAATCTGGTGCCGCTGGTCGGTACCTTCGACCTGGGCTTTCTGTTCTCGAGCTTCCCGCAGCAGACCAAGGCGTTCGATTCCGGCGCCGCCAAGCCGATCGAGGACGCGCTGCTCAAGGGCGGCAACATCCGCATCATCGCCTGGGCCTATAATTTCGGCTCGCGCAGCGTGCTGGCGAAGAAGCCGGTGAAGACGCCGGAGGATCTCGCTGGCCTCAAGATCCGCACCCTGCCCAATCCCGTCATCACGGAATGCCTGCGGCTGATGGGCGCCGCCGCAACGCCGCTGGCGTTCGGCGAGATCTACACCGCCTTGCAGGCCGGCGTGCTCGATGGCCTGGAGCATGATCCGCCGACGATCCTGGCCAGCAAGTTCTTTGAAACGTCGAAGTCCTACGCGCTGACGCAGCACAATTTCTCGCCGCTCGCGATCTATTTCAGCGACATGACGTACAACCGCATGGACCCGAAGCTGCGCGAGGGTTTCCTCGATGCCGCGAAGAAGGCCGCGGCCGACACGCGTGCCCATGGGCTTGCGGTCGAGAAGGAGGCGCTCTCGGCTTTGACCGAGAAGGGCGTGACGGTGGCCGAATGCGACCGCGAAGCTTTCAAGAAGCGGGTGGCGCCGCAGACCGAGAATTTCATCAAGGCGCGGCCGGAGTCCAAGGCCGTCATCGACATCATCCGCGCGACGCAAGCCTGA
- a CDS encoding type II toxin-antitoxin system HicB family antitoxin, with product MAEYVAIIEDAGSDDAVSVWFPDLPGCISGGDDVDEALENAPEALAFYAQELIADGRQLPVPRTLDELKADPEVADDLRNHTVALIEWPPLAESTE from the coding sequence ATGGCTGAGTACGTCGCCATCATTGAAGACGCCGGCTCGGACGACGCCGTGAGCGTGTGGTTTCCCGACCTGCCCGGGTGCATTTCCGGCGGCGACGACGTCGACGAGGCCCTGGAGAATGCGCCCGAAGCGCTCGCATTCTATGCACAGGAACTGATCGCGGACGGCCGGCAGCTTCCCGTGCCCAGGACATTGGACGAGCTCAAGGCCGATCCCGAAGTGGCCGACGACCTCAGGAACCATACGGTCGCCCTGATCGAATGGCCGCCCCTCGCCGAGTCCACCGAGTGA
- a CDS encoding Mpo1-like protein, translated as MLNESEMAGYFQRQLADYVEYHRDPWNCAMHVVGILLLFTGAVLPLTLVHFPVFGIEVSLAVILALPVLVYWLMLDAGIGLGILAAMIVLLSVATAISNQVSIVMMWSIFAVLIGIGVASQIVGHKVFEERQPSMVDHPTHFLLGPMFVMAKLFIALGFRRDLAAILAPLPANSLSTR; from the coding sequence ATGCTGAACGAGAGCGAGATGGCTGGCTATTTTCAACGCCAACTGGCCGATTACGTCGAATATCATCGCGATCCCTGGAACTGCGCGATGCATGTGGTCGGCATCCTCCTGCTCTTCACCGGCGCCGTGCTTCCGCTGACGCTCGTGCATTTCCCTGTCTTCGGGATCGAGGTGAGTCTGGCGGTGATTTTGGCGCTGCCGGTGCTGGTGTACTGGCTGATGCTGGACGCCGGGATCGGGCTCGGCATCCTCGCCGCGATGATCGTGCTGCTATCGGTCGCAACCGCGATCAGCAATCAGGTCTCGATCGTCATGATGTGGTCGATTTTTGCGGTGCTGATCGGGATCGGCGTCGCGTCGCAGATCGTCGGTCACAAGGTTTTTGAGGAACGGCAGCCGTCGATGGTCGACCATCCCACGCATTTCCTGCTCGGACCGATGTTCGTCATGGCTAAATTGTTCATTGCACTGGGCTTCCGTCGCGACCTTGCCGCGATTCTGGCGCCTCTTCCGGCCAATTCCCTTTCGACTCGATAA
- a CDS encoding OmpA family protein, producing the protein MRGSRIAIALGLALLAGTARAQTAAPTRDDIVGKLNHFEEAAEIDLPALKQQVMERAKARIKNDPGPVNRPLIAPDLAKLPAFNAQIQFDADTPIIQPSSYRTVGRIADALVHSSLLPYTFLIVGHVESSSKTREANAILSQRRADAIRDVLVNTFKISTKRLHPIGLGEEQFLDRAKPTSAVNGQLQILTYAKLPEEPAHPAAAPAPAAKKPAKKR; encoded by the coding sequence ATGCGCGGGAGCAGAATCGCCATCGCGCTCGGCCTCGCCTTGCTCGCTGGCACAGCGCGCGCACAGACGGCAGCGCCGACCCGCGACGACATCGTCGGCAAGCTCAACCATTTCGAGGAAGCCGCCGAGATCGATCTTCCCGCGCTGAAGCAGCAGGTGATGGAACGCGCCAAGGCCAGGATCAAGAATGATCCGGGTCCGGTGAACCGGCCACTGATCGCGCCCGATCTCGCCAAGCTACCCGCCTTCAACGCGCAGATTCAGTTCGACGCCGACACGCCCATCATCCAGCCGTCATCTTACCGGACCGTCGGCCGCATCGCGGATGCGCTGGTTCATTCCTCGCTGCTGCCCTACACCTTCCTGATCGTCGGCCATGTCGAGTCCAGTTCGAAGACGCGCGAGGCCAATGCGATCCTGAGCCAGCGGCGCGCGGACGCGATCCGCGACGTGCTGGTGAACACGTTCAAGATCTCGACCAAGCGGCTGCATCCGATCGGCCTCGGCGAGGAGCAGTTTCTCGACCGGGCCAAGCCGACTTCGGCCGTCAACGGCCAGTTGCAGATCCTGACCTATGCCAAGCTGCCGGAGGAGCCGGCGCATCCGGCTGCGGCACCTGCGCCTGCGGCGAAAAAGCCCGCCAAGAAGCGCTGA
- a CDS encoding DUF1328 domain-containing protein, which produces MLGWVVTFLVIALIAGILGFGGIAGASIEIAKIIFFIAVVLFLVSAVVGLARGRNRI; this is translated from the coding sequence ATGCTTGGCTGGGTTGTGACGTTTCTGGTTATCGCACTGATCGCCGGTATCCTGGGCTTCGGCGGCATCGCCGGCGCGTCGATCGAAATCGCCAAGATTATCTTCTTCATTGCGGTCGTTCTGTTCCTGGTTTCGGCCGTGGTTGGCTTGGCGCGTGGCCGCAACAGGATATAG
- a CDS encoding ATP-dependent helicase codes for MIRMTEPSKITSQSVPDHKPAAGGIAARARASVGPKYLSGLNPEQRDAVETLDGPVLVLAGAGTGKTRVLTTRIAHILSQGRARPAEILSVTFTNKAAREMKHRLGQMLGHAVEGMPWLGTFHSIGGRILRVHAELAQLKSNFTVLDVDDQVRLLKQLLQADNIDDKRWPARMLAGLIDGWKNRGLMPSQVPSGEAAVFANGKGGKLYASYQERLKILNAADFGDLLLENIRIFREHPDILRQYQQRFKFILVDEYQDTNVAQYLWLRLLSQAPASPSFASPRLRGEADAQSAAGEGDSASTELVETPPHPDALSTSEARHAPASGAREQKGPTKNICCVGDDDQSIYGWRGAEVDNILRFDHDFPGAKVIRLERNYRSTGHILAAASHLIAHNEGRLGKTLRTEDQDGEKVTVTGSWDSEEEARGIGEEIEQLQRQGEKLNEIAILVRASYQMREFEDRFVTLGLPYRVIGGPRFYERAEIRDALAYLRVINSPADDLAFERIVNTPKRGLGDATVQMLHDHARKRRIPLFEAARAVVETDELKPKARGSLRDLVAQFDRWRVQREVTAHTDLAQIVLDESGYTEMWQKDRSADAAGRLENLKELVRSMEEFENLQGFLEHISLVMDRDGGAEDDAVSLMTLHSAKGLEFDNVFLPGWEEGLFPSQRTLDEQGRAGLEEERRLGHVGLTRARRRAKIYFATNRRIHGTWSTTIPSRFLDELPAANVEITESKGGSAWGGTGGYGASRFDDMEAFGSSYTTPGWQRAQANRNRGGQGGRNSGGRGGFEEEAASFSSSGPDFGSFSSRRRGPLTIEGELVAKSTGTTSEFALSDRVFHQKFGYGRVTKIDGNKLTIAFDKAGEKKVVDSFVQRA; via the coding sequence ATGATTCGCATGACCGAGCCGAGCAAGATCACCTCCCAGAGTGTGCCCGACCATAAGCCTGCGGCCGGCGGCATCGCCGCGCGTGCGCGCGCCTCGGTGGGGCCGAAATATCTGTCCGGGCTCAATCCCGAGCAGCGCGACGCCGTGGAGACCCTGGACGGCCCGGTCCTGGTGCTGGCCGGCGCCGGCACCGGCAAGACGCGTGTGCTGACCACACGGATCGCCCACATCCTGAGCCAGGGCCGCGCCCGCCCCGCCGAGATCCTGTCGGTGACCTTCACCAACAAGGCCGCGCGCGAGATGAAGCACCGGCTCGGCCAGATGCTCGGGCATGCCGTAGAGGGCATGCCGTGGCTCGGCACATTTCACTCCATCGGCGGGCGCATCCTGCGTGTCCATGCCGAGCTGGCGCAGCTCAAGTCGAACTTCACCGTGCTCGATGTTGACGACCAGGTCCGGCTGCTCAAGCAGTTGCTCCAGGCCGACAACATCGACGACAAGCGCTGGCCGGCGCGCATGCTGGCCGGCCTGATCGACGGCTGGAAGAACCGCGGCCTGATGCCGTCGCAGGTGCCGTCAGGCGAGGCCGCTGTCTTCGCCAACGGCAAGGGCGGCAAGCTCTATGCGAGCTATCAGGAGCGGCTGAAGATCCTGAACGCCGCCGATTTCGGCGATCTCCTGCTGGAGAACATCCGCATCTTCCGCGAGCACCCGGATATTCTCAGGCAGTACCAGCAGCGTTTCAAATTCATCCTGGTCGACGAATATCAGGACACCAACGTCGCGCAATATCTGTGGCTGCGGCTGCTGTCGCAGGCGCCGGCGTCTCCATCCTTCGCCTCTCCCCGCTTGCGGGGAGAGGCCGACGCGCAAAGCGCGGCGGGTGAGGGGGACTCTGCAAGCACCGAGCTCGTGGAGACTCCCCCTCACCCCGACGCTCTCAGTACGAGCGAAGCTCGTCACGCCCCCGCAAGCGGGGCGAGGGAGCAGAAAGGCCCCACCAAAAACATCTGCTGCGTCGGCGACGACGATCAGTCGATCTATGGCTGGCGCGGCGCCGAGGTCGACAACATCCTGCGCTTCGATCACGATTTTCCGGGTGCCAAGGTGATCCGCCTCGAGCGCAACTACCGCTCGACCGGGCACATCCTCGCCGCCGCCTCGCACTTGATCGCGCACAACGAAGGCCGGCTCGGCAAGACGCTGCGCACCGAAGACCAGGACGGCGAGAAGGTCACGGTGACGGGCTCGTGGGATTCGGAAGAGGAAGCCCGCGGCATCGGCGAGGAGATCGAGCAGCTCCAGCGCCAGGGCGAGAAGCTCAACGAGATCGCGATCCTGGTGCGCGCCTCTTACCAGATGCGCGAATTCGAAGACCGTTTCGTCACGCTCGGCCTGCCCTATCGCGTCATCGGCGGTCCGCGCTTCTACGAACGCGCCGAGATCCGCGACGCGCTGGCCTATTTGCGCGTCATCAACTCACCCGCCGACGACCTCGCCTTCGAGCGCATCGTCAACACGCCGAAGCGCGGGCTTGGCGATGCCACCGTGCAGATGCTGCACGACCACGCCCGCAAGCGCCGCATTCCCTTGTTCGAGGCGGCGCGCGCCGTGGTCGAGACCGACGAATTGAAGCCGAAGGCGCGCGGATCCCTGCGCGATCTCGTCGCCCAATTCGACCGCTGGCGCGTCCAGCGCGAGGTGACAGCGCACACCGATCTGGCCCAGATCGTGCTCGACGAGAGCGGCTATACCGAGATGTGGCAGAAGGACCGTTCGGCGGACGCCGCGGGCCGGCTGGAGAACCTGAAGGAGCTGGTGCGGTCGATGGAGGAATTCGAGAACCTGCAGGGGTTCCTCGAGCACATCTCATTGGTGATGGACCGCGACGGCGGCGCCGAGGACGACGCGGTGTCGCTGATGACGCTGCACTCGGCCAAGGGGCTCGAATTCGACAACGTGTTCCTGCCGGGCTGGGAGGAAGGCCTGTTCCCGAGCCAACGCACACTGGACGAGCAGGGCCGCGCGGGACTGGAAGAAGAGCGCCGGCTCGGCCATGTCGGTCTCACACGCGCCCGTCGCCGCGCGAAAATCTATTTTGCGACCAACCGTCGGATCCATGGCACCTGGTCGACCACGATCCCGTCGCGCTTCCTGGATGAATTGCCGGCGGCCAATGTCGAGATCACGGAATCCAAGGGCGGCTCGGCCTGGGGCGGCACCGGCGGCTATGGCGCCTCGCGCTTCGACGACATGGAGGCGTTCGGCTCCAGCTACACGACGCCGGGCTGGCAACGGGCGCAGGCAAACCGCAACCGCGGCGGTCAAGGCGGCCGCAACAGCGGCGGCCGCGGCGGTTTCGAGGAAGAGGCCGCATCGTTCTCGTCATCCGGACCGGATTTCGGCAGCTTCTCCTCGCGCCGCCGCGGTCCCCTGACCATCGAAGGCGAGCTGGTCGCCAAATCGACCGGCACGACCTCGGAATTCGCGCTCTCCGACCGCGTCTTCCACCAGAAATTCGGCTACGGCCGCGTCACCAAGATCGACGGCAACAAGCTCACCATCGCCTTCGACAAGGCCGGCGAGAAGAAGGTCGTGGACAGCTTTGTGCAACGGGCGTGA
- a CDS encoding caspase family protein, translating into MRRPVLSNLLLASGLLAFAQLMTPTDAAAEARLALVIGQSAYRTVPELPNAANDAKGMTELLGNAGFTVTTAANLAQSEMRAAISDFAGKVSASGADTVALVFYAGHGLQIDGENYLVPVDLDPKREADIPLQGVRLNDLLNTLGALPTRARIFMLDACRNNPFPALSGAGHGLAIVDTKAGAPGSFISYSTSPGAEAEDGNGLDSPYTTAALTIAKQPNLPIEDVFKRIRVAVAQATDGRQIPWESSSLTTDFKFFGESSSQLPSLPGASSMALASGTRSVEDWRRDLQGKPAKVAYELVITDDTVPAYQAYIELYAQDTRTPRLRTVLERRRQMLAWERATAINTRASFEAYLANWDNSDLAATARRLLLRVQNRNYGLPVAAAATPAPIAVAMAPTCPCSTPSPPATPVNPSVAPIIKKRVDDTPPKRKVVETPPKRRPAPPPEEVVYERAPPAGPPPGAVMQGIGIGVGIGMGMGMGGGRGGDYHNSRGRY; encoded by the coding sequence ATGCGCCGTCCAGTCTTGTCGAATTTGCTTCTTGCGTCCGGCCTTCTTGCGTTCGCACAGTTGATGACACCGACGGACGCCGCCGCCGAAGCGCGGCTCGCGCTGGTGATCGGCCAATCCGCCTATCGCACGGTGCCGGAACTGCCCAACGCCGCCAACGACGCCAAGGGCATGACGGAGCTGCTCGGCAATGCCGGCTTCACTGTCACCACGGCCGCCAATCTGGCGCAGAGCGAGATGCGCGCGGCGATCTCAGATTTCGCCGGCAAGGTCAGCGCCAGTGGCGCCGATACCGTCGCGCTGGTGTTCTATGCCGGCCATGGCCTGCAGATCGACGGCGAGAACTATCTCGTCCCCGTCGATCTCGATCCCAAGCGCGAGGCCGACATTCCGCTCCAGGGCGTGCGGCTGAACGATCTGCTCAACACGCTCGGCGCGCTGCCGACGCGGGCGCGCATCTTCATGCTCGATGCCTGCCGCAACAATCCATTCCCTGCGCTCAGCGGCGCCGGCCACGGGCTCGCGATCGTCGACACCAAGGCCGGCGCGCCCGGCTCCTTCATCTCCTATTCGACCTCGCCCGGCGCCGAAGCGGAGGACGGCAACGGCCTCGACAGCCCCTACACCACGGCTGCGCTGACCATAGCCAAGCAGCCCAATCTGCCGATCGAGGACGTCTTCAAGCGTATCCGCGTCGCCGTGGCGCAAGCGACCGACGGGCGGCAGATCCCGTGGGAAAGCTCGTCGCTGACCACCGACTTCAAATTCTTCGGCGAGAGCAGCAGCCAGCTGCCTTCCCTTCCGGGCGCCTCCTCGATGGCGCTGGCCAGCGGCACCCGCAGCGTCGAGGACTGGCGCAGGGACTTGCAAGGCAAGCCGGCCAAGGTCGCCTATGAACTCGTGATCACCGACGACACGGTGCCGGCGTATCAGGCCTATATCGAGCTGTACGCTCAGGACACCCGCACGCCGCGCCTGCGCACGGTGCTCGAACGGCGCCGCCAGATGCTGGCCTGGGAGCGCGCGACCGCGATCAACACCCGCGCCTCGTTCGAGGCTTATCTCGCCAACTGGGACAACAGCGACCTCGCCGCGACTGCGCGCAGGCTGCTGCTCCGCGTGCAGAACCGCAACTATGGTCTGCCCGTTGCGGCCGCGGCGACGCCTGCCCCGATCGCCGTCGCAATGGCCCCAACCTGCCCGTGCTCGACGCCGTCGCCGCCGGCAACGCCCGTCAATCCGAGCGTCGCGCCCATCATCAAGAAGCGCGTCGACGATACGCCGCCGAAGCGCAAGGTCGTCGAGACGCCGCCCAAGCGCCGGCCTGCTCCTCCGCCCGAGGAAGTGGTCTACGAGCGCGCGCCGCCCGCCGGCCCGCCACCCGGCGCCGTGATGCAGGGCATCGGCATCGGTGTTGGGATCGGCATGGGCATGGGCATGGGCGGAGGCCGCGGCGGAGACTATCACAATAGCCGCGGCCGGTACTGA